The following are encoded together in the Thalassomonas haliotis genome:
- a CDS encoding efflux RND transporter permease subunit, with protein sequence MLAIIEAALARTRSVLMIFVLLLISGAVTYANIAKESNPDITIPNIYVSIVHDGISPEDAERMLVRPMENELKSIAGIKEMKSNASEGHASINLEFIAGLDPKEALADVRDKVTLAKAKLPSETEEPEVHEVTMANQVPAVTVILSGPVTERGLLTLARDVKDKIEGMQEVLEVDIGGDREDMLEIIVDPLLMESYGLDQNDIYNLVERNNRLVPAGTMDNGKGRFAIKVPSVFENIQDLLELPIKTSGDRVITFQDVAQVRRAYKDPSSFARLNGDRSISLEVKKRSGENIIDTVDKVKALIEEQRLRWPQQVNVDYIGDQSKDVKDTLTDLQNNVFSAVLLVVIVVIAALGGRTAMLVGLAIPGAFLTGILVIAIAGMTVNIVVLFGLIMAVGMLVDGAIVVTEFADRQMNEGVPRKEAYGQAAKRMAWPIIASTATTLAAFAPLMFWPGMMGEFMKYLPFTLIAVLTASLAMALVFVPTLGTVIGKARVISAAEQAQVKQAEQGDLTKLTGFTGKYVALLTKAIHHPWKVVLGTIAIAITVMMLYGNSGLGAIFFPDIEPNSATMVVRSHGDLSIKEKDAIMVSIEERILDMTEIRTLYTRTGGNDQVGSFQVNFTNWQFRRPADVIIAEIHQRTQDLAGVEIEVRKNEDGPQSGKDLKIELSSRFPEKLQQSVALIRQGLMENGNFTDIEDSGSKPGIEWQLDVDRNLAATYGADAALVGTTVQMVTNGLKLGEYRPDDVDDELDIRVRYPLEKRNISRLDSLRLKTNEGLVPIGSFVSRKAAEKVDTIRRVDGKRVVTVQANLMPGKQLIKELPQLQQAFPSLGIDPSVEINVKGQNQDQQESQDFLMKAFGIALFVMAIILVTQFNSFYQAFLILSAVIFSTVGVFLALLLAQKPFGIVMGGIGVISLAGIVVNNNIVLIDTYNVLRREGYNTIDAILRTGAQRLRPVALTTVTTILGLLPMVLQVNLDFFARTAVVGAPSTQWWTQLATAVAGGLAFATVLTLVLTPCLLVLRDRRKSQRARTRAIKRQAVVNSVNDAA encoded by the coding sequence ATCGTACACGACGGTATTTCACCGGAAGATGCCGAGCGTATGCTGGTGCGGCCGATGGAAAACGAATTAAAGTCCATTGCCGGCATCAAGGAAATGAAATCCAATGCCAGCGAAGGCCATGCCTCCATTAACCTGGAATTTATTGCCGGTTTAGACCCCAAAGAGGCGCTGGCGGACGTACGGGATAAAGTCACCCTGGCCAAAGCCAAATTGCCTTCGGAAACCGAAGAGCCGGAAGTACATGAAGTGACTATGGCCAACCAGGTGCCGGCGGTGACGGTGATCTTATCCGGACCCGTAACCGAGCGCGGCTTATTGACCCTGGCCCGGGATGTCAAAGATAAAATTGAAGGCATGCAGGAAGTGCTGGAAGTGGATATCGGCGGCGACCGTGAGGATATGCTGGAGATCATCGTTGATCCTTTGCTGATGGAAAGTTACGGCCTGGATCAAAATGATATCTATAACCTGGTTGAGCGCAATAACCGCTTAGTCCCCGCCGGTACCATGGATAACGGTAAAGGACGTTTTGCGATTAAGGTGCCTTCGGTATTTGAAAATATCCAGGACTTATTGGAGTTGCCGATTAAAACCTCCGGCGATCGGGTGATCACTTTCCAGGATGTCGCACAAGTGCGCCGCGCCTATAAAGATCCCAGCAGCTTCGCGCGCTTAAACGGTGACCGCTCCATTTCGCTGGAAGTGAAAAAACGCTCAGGTGAAAATATTATCGATACCGTCGATAAGGTCAAAGCCCTGATCGAAGAGCAGCGTTTGCGCTGGCCACAGCAGGTGAATGTGGATTATATCGGCGACCAGTCCAAGGACGTTAAAGATACCCTGACCGATTTGCAAAACAATGTTTTCTCTGCCGTGCTGCTGGTGGTTATTGTGGTTATTGCCGCCCTGGGCGGCCGTACCGCCATGTTGGTGGGGTTGGCCATTCCCGGTGCTTTCCTTACCGGTATCCTGGTGATTGCCATTGCCGGTATGACGGTCAATATCGTGGTCTTGTTTGGTTTGATTATGGCGGTGGGCATGTTGGTGGACGGCGCCATAGTCGTGACGGAATTTGCCGACCGGCAAATGAATGAAGGGGTGCCCCGCAAAGAGGCCTATGGCCAGGCAGCCAAACGTATGGCCTGGCCCATTATCGCCTCCACGGCGACAACATTGGCCGCTTTTGCTCCCTTGATGTTCTGGCCGGGCATGATGGGGGAGTTTATGAAATATCTGCCCTTTACCCTGATCGCGGTATTAACGGCATCGCTGGCGATGGCATTGGTTTTTGTGCCGACTTTAGGCACAGTGATAGGTAAGGCCAGGGTGATCAGCGCCGCCGAGCAGGCACAGGTAAAACAGGCGGAGCAGGGGGACTTAACCAAGCTTACCGGCTTCACCGGCAAATATGTTGCCCTGTTAACAAAAGCTATCCACCACCCGTGGAAAGTTGTGCTCGGCACGATTGCCATCGCGATCACTGTGATGATGCTTTACGGCAATTCGGGGCTTGGAGCGATTTTCTTCCCGGATATCGAACCCAATAGCGCCACTATGGTGGTGCGCTCCCACGGCGACCTGTCGATTAAGGAAAAAGATGCCATTATGGTGTCGATAGAAGAGCGCATCCTTGATATGACGGAAATCCGTACTTTGTATACCCGCACCGGCGGTAATGATCAGGTGGGCAGCTTCCAGGTGAACTTTACCAACTGGCAGTTCCGGCGTCCGGCGGATGTCATCATAGCAGAAATCCACCAGCGCACCCAAGACCTGGCGGGGGTTGAAATTGAAGTCAGGAAAAATGAAGACGGCCCGCAAAGCGGCAAAGATTTAAAAATTGAACTGAGCTCGCGTTTTCCCGAGAAGCTGCAGCAGTCGGTGGCGCTTATCCGCCAGGGCTTGATGGAAAACGGGAATTTCACCGATATCGAAGATTCTGGCTCCAAGCCGGGTATCGAATGGCAACTGGATGTTGACCGTAACCTGGCCGCTACCTATGGCGCCGATGCCGCCCTGGTGGGGACTACGGTGCAAATGGTAACCAACGGTCTTAAGCTGGGGGAATACCGCCCGGATGATGTTGATGATGAGCTTGATATCCGGGTGCGTTACCCGCTGGAAAAACGTAATATCAGCCGTCTGGACTCTTTACGCTTAAAAACCAATGAAGGCCTGGTTCCTATCGGCAGTTTTGTCAGCCGCAAGGCGGCAGAAAAAGTCGATACTATCCGCCGGGTGGACGGTAAGCGTGTCGTTACCGTGCAGGCGAACCTGATGCCGGGCAAGCAGCTGATAAAAGAATTGCCGCAGTTGCAACAGGCATTTCCAAGCCTGGGCATAGATCCGAGTGTTGAAATCAATGTCAAAGGGCAAAACCAGGATCAGCAGGAATCCCAGGACTTTTTAATGAAAGCTTTTGGTATCGCCTTGTTTGTGATGGCGATCATCCTGGTGACCCAGTTCAACAGTTTTTACCAGGCGTTTTTAATTCTCAGTGCGGTGATCTTCTCTACCGTCGGGGTCTTTTTAGCCCTGTTACTGGCCCAGAAGCCTTTTGGCATAGTGATGGGCGGCATTGGTGTTATTTCTCTGGCGGGCATAGTGGTCAATAATAATATCGTGCTTATCGATACCTATAACGTGCTGAGAAGGGAAGGTTACAATACCATAGATGCGATTTTACGTACCGGGGCCCAGCGCCTTCGCCCGGTGGCCCTGACCACAGTGACCACTATTCTGGGATTATTGCCTATGGTGTTGCAGGTCAATCTCGACTTTTTCGCACGTACGGCGGTTGTCGGCGCGCCTTCAACCCAGTGGTGGACACAACTGGCCACGGCTGTCGCCGGCGGCCTGGCGTTTGCCACGGTATTAACCCTGGTATTAACCCCATGTTTGCTGGTGCTGCGTGACAGGCGTAAAAGTCAGCGGGCTAGAACCCGGGCAATTAAAAGGCAAGCGGTAGTGAATAGCGTGAATGATGCCGCTTAA